CCGAGCAGGAGCAGAACACAAGTGGCGACCTCCTGAACGTGACGCTCTCGGACGATGGGAATCGCTCATCTCCAGAGCAAGTCGCAACGCCCGCCAGGGACAGCCGAAGCCGCTTCCGGGCGCTGCTCATGAGACAGGCATTAGCGGCCGAGAACGGCTCTCGAAATAGGCCGATCGACCGAATCGAGCCGAGAGGAGGATGCGACGCGGAAGAGGCGCTCACGATTGACAAATTTAGACAGTCGGAAATAGCGACGCCGCTGCAGCGCGAAATCGGCAAGCCGTTCGCGCGGCCAGCGCCGCTCTCCGTGGACGACGCCTTCGCCAAGCTAGCCCTTCTCAGCGAGCCGCGACGGCCGAACAATCCGACTGATCCGAGTCCGCAGAAACATAGTCCGCCGGTTGTCGAGAAAGTGGAAGCAGCGAAGGAGAGGGAGGCACGGCTGCTGGCTGAGACTGCCGAGGATGACGAGGATGACGAGGAAGACGAGGAAGACGAGGAAGACGAGGAAGACGAGGATCAGGAGTCGAGGTACGGCGGAGATCGGGAGGATGGCGATAGAAACGCAGATGGTATCGAGGATGATTACGATGACACGGTGGACATCGACTCCTGGGTGCCCGATGACGCGGAACAACGGCTCGAGGAGGCGCCACCGCAGGATGGCGTTAGAGACATGCCCAGGAGAATGCTGGAGTCAATCGAGGAGGTGGAGCAGCTCGACGATGACGAGGATCCTGCCGATGAGGCTAAACCGGATGAGGAAATGGCAATATCGGACGCGGTCACTCCTGCTGTCGACGAGTCGCCAATGAATCAGCGAGCCGACGCAATTCCAAGTACGGAGAACGCAATCGACGCTCCTCCAGAGAGTAACGAGGAGCCATCTGCGTTAGTGAGCGAAACTCACGACGCCAACGAACGATACGCGAATCAGCAATACTACCCGCAAGACGACggtgagcagcagcagcagcagcagcagtatcaAGAGAACGCGGAAACTTATGAGCAGCAGCAAGGCGACGAGCAACAGCACTACCAATACTCCGAAGATCCTAACCAACAGTACGGCTACGACGTTAACGCTCAGTACACGGAATACGACAGTCAACAGTACACCGAGGCTCAGTACGAGGAGTATATGAAGCAGTATCAACAGTACCATCCGCACTACGATTACTCGCAAGACCCTCAGGCTTACGGCGAAGGCTACTCGCAGGAGGTCAATCAGGCCTACGATTACCCGGCCGATCAGCAGGCTTACGCCGAAGCTTACGCGGCTCAACAGTCGAGCGAACTCTACGGACCCGATGGTAAAGATCAACCGCAAGAGCTAACCGGAGAACAATCCGGGCAGGGAAGCGCGGCCGACGAGTCGTCGGCAGTAGTGAATCAGAGCGCGGCCTACGCCGCCGCTCCGCCTGTCAAGGACAAGCCGAAGGAGAGCAAGGAGAgcaagaagacgaagaaggaCGTCATCAAGTCCATCCTCGACTCGGACTCTGAGAGCTTCATCGAGAGGAACCTCTCCAACAGCGAGAGCGACTTTGATTTCAATTAACTATGCAGTCCGTTCAAACTAGTCGAGCAATAATTTCTGCAAGCGATCGGGCCGAGATCAGAGTTGTTGGTTGGTTAGCTCTATTTTTTGTATCCAAAGATCTCGACTTGAGCGCGGCGAAAACAAAGCCACCAACATCGTCCGTGTAAATAGCAAAGtgaaataatgataaaaataaagtactgcGCGCGTTGAGTCGTGCGGAGGCAAAACTCGTTAAAGgcgcgtttcttttttctcccgagactgtatatgtatagaaaGTCAGAGGCATGCGCTACTTGCGGAATCGCAGATTGTTGAACCGCGGCGGTCGCCGGGTGGTCGGATCGTAGCCGCGTATAGCCGCGGCCAAACTCTGCTGTATGCGGTGTCAGCAGCGGCGCGACTGGATATGGATTTTCGCGGGGCCGGGCGTCTGCGCTTGCTGGCCTCTTCTCGACGAGCTCACGGGCCACGGGGGGAAAGTATAGTATAGTATATTGGTATAGCTATAGATGTAGGTAGTGGCGCATGTGCTCAGCGCCGCAGATCGCCAGCGTGTATACTTACGCGTCAGCCGCAGCACTCGGCAGTCAGTAGTCGTCGTCGCTCGCTTGCTTCTCCTTTCCTCCAGCATCAGCTCGAAAAATCTCCAGCGCAGTCAGCTACCTACTTCATAATCGCACGCAACTGTGCTAATCACGGCGCGGCTTTGCCGAGCGAGAGTGTAGTCCGTATTATAGCTGCGTAAAACAGTGTAGCCGCAGCCCGCAGGGGGAATAAAGGCAAACAGTGCAAGAGTGTGTGTGCCTGTGTTGCATCTCCGTGGACGTCAATCGGTGAGTTGTTTTTTTGCTCAGAACTTTGATTCTGTTTTGCCCTCGCGAGAGCCCATCATTTGCATGCGCTTGGCTAGaagtatagctatatacgtaGTGTGTATCAGGAAAGAGTCAAGGCGCTGCTTGGTTAAAAATAAACACTTTGTTCAATGATTATCAACAGAGAAGAGCTGGTCCCTCTGGAGGGAATGACTCATGTTTGCATCTTTTCATAACCTCTAAGTATACTTTTTGTCTTTTTATACTGCGcggaaattttataatttctcgGTCTTCGTCGAGCGCTGCTAAATGAGATCACGATGAGTAATGGTCAGCTGGTTATAACACCGTTCCTGAATTTTTTACCAAATAATTCCAATTGAACATATAAATTTGTCAGTTTATGTACGAAAATATCCCGGAGTACAGTCATTGGTAGTTGTGAGAGTGGGTATTTCTTGTTTCTTGTTTAGATAAAAAGCCGAGGCAGCGCGATTCTTTcagcgtatatacatataagtaGTGCCAGCGCCCAGCATTGAGGATAGACTGATAGAAGATAAAAGATAGCAGACACGGTGAGACGTCGCGCTACGGGTAGACTTGTCGTCGTACAGCCTGTTAAATGCGCATCGGCCTGTGAATCTCCAGCTGAGACAATCCGGCAGTACTGCACATTAGTAAGTACATCAGAATATAGCTATACTGTCAGTCGATTTTCCAAATAAAAGAGGGATACTTATTTCAGAAGGATGGCCGAACCGGCGGTGGCCGTGAAATCGGCGCCGAAAGACGCCCCGAACGGCGGCGTGTTCTACGAGCTGGACGCAGGCGAAGGCGACGGCGACAGCTCGACGACTCCGTGTCACCCGGCGGCGGACCCCCGCGACCGTAAGTCTCTGACAATCTCACAATGGCTAATCCCGAATGAATAAGGAAATGAAGCGCGAAGCAATTTGGCGTGAATTGAAATCGAAATTGAAATTGCCCGCGTCGCGAGAGCTAAATAGCAATTGGGCCCACATCAGTAgaacgcgagcgcgagagcgcgTTGATAAGCCTGCGGGTAGAGTCTGTGCTGGGTGCGCCGTGCGAAGATAAGATGAACCTCTCTCATCTCTGCCTCGACGACCGGTTGCTGTACAGCTCAATTGCAGTATTCTCGCAAGCGCACTTGAAATCATAATAGAGGAGCAGGCCGGCAAcggaaatataataatagcatagtatataggtataagtAGGCGAGCGCCCGCTATACGTGTTTACGCGTACACAGTACAatgggcatatatatatatatatatatgtgcatACACACCGATGTTTCTATACCtataccgcgcgcgcacaccaCCTCGGCCCGCAATAGAAACAAGGCAAACCGACGTGGTGCTGCTTTAGTTTGGCGAGTGAGCAGCAGCGCGCCGGTTCTTCCTGGCCGCGTACCTCGCGCGCAGCAGACAAGTTCGGCCTGCCCCGTTTCCGCGCGCCCGCTGCGGCCGACCTATCGAGATTCCATACCTGGCGCCGATCGATATCGCGCTACGAGAGGTCAGCTGCGAGAGTGACGCGAGCTAATTATCGCCTATAATGTCGAGCAGAGGAGTGACGCCGACGGGTAACCGGGACTCGTACTTCGGCTACCTCAACAGCCCGGACCTGTTCATCGATGGAGACGAGTACGACTACCGTAAGTGGCCCGGCCGAGTTGCGTAATAGATCCTGTCGATCGACGCAAGTGTAGTGGCAGTCCGTCGCGCTGCGTCGTCGCTTGCCAGCACTCGGCGGAATAGTCGTGAAAAGGCGGAAAAATGACGACAGCCCGCGCGGCCGTTTAAAAATAAGCTGGCCAAGCTCGGTGCGCCTTTGGTCCGCTGCCAGCGACGATTTGACGGCAGGCCCCCCAACGGCAAAACGTCAGCGGCAATTGCACGATCGGGTCCGGGGTTCGCGAGTCCGAGTTCGCGGAGGCTGGCCCGGAGGGCTCGGGCGGAAATAGCCGCGGCGGCCACTGCCCTGCCAGCGCTCGAACGTAGGGTATACAACGAGAAATCATATATGCCGCGCTATGCTCAGAGATAAGCTAACGTTGTATATAAGAGCTGCAGCTGGAAGCTAGCGGTAGTTGTGGctctgctcgctcgcgccatGCTCCTCATGGGCAAGGAGGCGAACTTGTCGCATTCCTCGAGCAGTTCGACCGGTACTGTCTCGTCGGTAGTCGAGTGGCTCCGAAAGACTGGCCAGGTGGAGCCTCGCGGTAAATTCTCCTCGATCCTCCTCCTCGACTCGATTCAACCACGTAAACGCGTCTCTTGCATTTTTCAGGCAGCGAGAGCCCGGTGTTCGGGCTGGACGGCGCGACGGCGAGCGCGAGGCACACACCCCAGGAGCTGGGCAACGAGATATCGGCGCCGTACGAGGTGCCGCAGTTCCCCATCGAGCAGATCGAGAAGAAGCTGCTGATACAGCGCCAGCTCACCGTCAAGTAAGCCTGCGTAATGCGTAAAATAACCTTGCCGAGCCTTGCAACTGTATTCGGTTGATTCTTGCGCGTCTATTCCCTCGGCAGACAGACGATTCTCCGGAATCCAGTGGAACTCGCCTGGATTAGATAGAggacgtatatatatatatacatatatagtgtGTACGATGATGATATGCTCGAGATATACTTACGCTCGTACTGAGCGCGCAATATTCCCCGCTTCCGACGAATAATCTACAAGCGACCAGCGATAAAAGGCGCTCAGTTATACAATGAAGAAACTAGTCGAAACTTTCCGCAGAAGGAGCGCGCGATAATATATAGGCGTTGAGATTCAGTTCATACTGCGCGCCCTCCGGCTCGATAAGTCGGCTGCTTGATTCGATAAATTCTAATCCCATGTACAGCTGCATTGTGTAACGCGCACGGCACGTGGGGAAGCTCTCGTGTCCTCGGCCGGGCCTGATTATACCTAACGCGCACCTACGAATGTCCGATGCATCCGATGCTGCGGCCTATACCTATCTCTTTCCCGATCGATAGCCAGTGCAACTGCTGGACGCAGATATTGCAAGTGGGAAGGTCCAAAAACGCGCGATTACGGCCTGGAATAGCTataaggaggaggaggagggggagggggggggtctagcgcgcgcgcgcgcgcgggcgtgcGAGCGAGGGGGTTAGTGACGTTAGTGTTTTCGAGCTTCGCAAGCCAGTAGGTGCTAGTGGCTCGGTGTCCGCGCGCGACCGCCGACAGCTGATCCCGCGCTCCAGTGCTTCCGATGAGCGCTGCCGCCTCCTTTTCGCCCGCCTCGAAAACATGTGCCTTGCTCAGTCGTCGACCAGTGGTACGAGTCTCGCCGTAGCCTTCGCATCGCGCATCGCAGCATCCCCGTCATGTTCGCCGGCGCCGTCGAGTCCAAGCGCTGGTCGAGGGACTGCAAAATACTGCTGAGGTATGCCTCTCGGGCGCGCTGTGACATTGAGCGCATTGAGCGCGCGCGACAGCTGAGGGAacgctcgctctttctctttaaACTCGCTCCGCGGCTCCCCTTTAAACGCATAGTTGGCGAGTAGGCCAGCTGAGCGAAGCGCGGACCGTCGCCGAAAGGAAAAAGTGCGCCGCGAGCGAGATATATGGAGGGGAGGGAGAGGGAACCGGAGATGCGCGCGTGCGTCAGGCGTCTTTGTCTGCCGCCGCGAACTcgaggtcgcgcgcgcgctatcgTTCGGCTTATCTCTCGGTGCATACTCGGTGGGACAAATCGCGCGTGAATCCAAGTAAAGGCGGTAAGAGTTGACTCAAATTACAATGCTAGACGCACGCGTTTGCTCGCAGAGCGGCCAAGGACCTGGAGGAACGACGCAGCCACTACGAGCCGTCGCTCGGCCCGGCGCCCGACGACAGCGACCAGCACTTTCCCCTCGAGGAGAATGACTTCGTGCCGCACTTCCAGCGGGTCTCCATATCCGGCGAGGACACCTCCGGGGTAAGGCTTTTTCGCGCCCGCCTCGCGTAAAGGCGGAAGCCAAGACGGAAGCCGAGGCCCTCACGCAATGTTTGTTTTTGTGGGAAACGTCGCGCAGGTGCCGCTGGAGGACCTGCAGCAGGCCTCGCAGATGCTCGTGCAGGCGCTGGCCATCCGCGAGAGGTACATGAACAACTCCAAGCAGTCCTTCCCCAGCATCACCTCGAGGTTCTTGAGGAGCGTCGACAAGAGGCCGGTCAACCTCGACGACGAGGTCCAGCACGACGACCGCAAAGCCATCGAAggtatactcgcgcgcgcacgccctCTTGCCGGAGCAATGACATAAGTACTCCCGTCCCCGGTCCTTCCAGAGCCGCGCACGTCCCTCCTCCGCCAGTCCGAGGGGTGGTCCGACTGCAGCAGCGACCTCGACGGCCCGCCGCAAAATCCGAGTCCCCGCTGCTCCGCAAGAGGTCCGCGGGTGGGCGCTGCAGCCCTTCCCGCCGTATCCGATAATGCTCGCGCGACAGTACAGCAATACTATGTACGCAGACCACCCGGTGCACGCGCCGGCTTCGCGGGGCGACCCCTGGGAGTGCGAGTTCCCGGCGAGCAAGGACTACAAAATCGCCCCGGTTCACGGCGTCTTCAACCTCTTCGCCAGCGAGCAGGACTACGCCGACAACAAGCCCGTGGCCTACGCCTACCCGGACCTCGCCACCTTCGTCCGCGACATGAACCTGCTCTGCGCCATGATCGCCGACGGGCCGCTCAAGTCCTTCTGCTACCGGCGGCTCAGCTATCTCTCCTCCAAGTTCCAGCTGCACGTGCTCTTGAACGAGCTGCGCGAGCTTGCCAGTCAGAAGGCTGTgccgcaccgagacttctacAACATAAGAAAGGTGACGTGACGGCACTCTTTTCCCGCATCCGCATGCCGTTTATGCCGTTCGACTCATTTCATATCTTGCTCTCTTGCCGCTCGATGCTCCCGATGCAGGTCGACACTCACATCCACGCAGCTTCGTGCATGAACCAGAAGCACCTGCTCAGGTTCATCAAGAAAACGCTGAAGAACCACGCGGACGAGGTGGTCACGTGCTCGAAGAGCGGCGAGAAAATGACCCTCCGCCAAGTGTTCCAGTCGATGAATCTCACCACCTACGATCTCAGCGTCGACATGCTCGACGTCCACGCGGTGAGTGAGCTACTTTATTCGTGGCCTCTAATGCGAAACGCGAGATCGGGGCGATGCACTGACGGGAGGGCGATTTTACTCCTCGCAGGACAGAAACACCTTCCACAGGTTCGACAAATTCAACGCTAAATACAACCCGATCGGCGAGAGCAGACTGAGAGAGGTCTTCCTGAAAACCGACAACTACATCAACGGGACGTTCTTCGCCAACATCATCAAGGAAGTTTCGAGCGACCTGGAGGAATCCAAGTATCAGAACGCCGAGCTGCGTCTTTCGATTTACGGCAAGAATCCGGAGGAGTGGGACAAGCTCGCCAAATGGGCGATTCAGAGCGACGTGTATTCCGACAACGTTCGCTGGCTCATTCAGATTCCCAGATTATAgtaagccgccgccgccgccgccgatgcTTATTTCTGTGTGTTAAATCTTCTCTCATTTTCTACAGCGACATCTTCAAGCTGAACAAACTGATGACGAATTTCCAAGAGATTATAAATAACATTTTCCTGCCACTCTTTGAGGTCACCAATAACCCCGAGACGCATCCAGAGTTGCATAAATTTCTCCAATACGTACGTATTGCAATTTTCACTTCATTCAATCTCTCTTCATCCCTCGTAAACTGCGCTCCAACGCTTGTTGCTCTCTATTTGGAATTCGATAGGTGATAGGATTTGACTCGGTGGATGATGAAAGTAAACCAGAAAACCCTCTATTTGACAAAGATGTCAGCCAGCCAGCCGACTGGGACGACGTGGAGAACCCTCCTTACGGTTACTACCAGTACTACACCTATGCCAATATGACAGTGCTTAATCAGTTTAGAGAGTAagtctttgaaaaatgttctTTTATCAGGCATCGGGCGCGTTCATTGCTCGACCTTTTCACCGGTTCTCTAAACCTCCTTCTTTTTCATCTCACCTTTAGAGATCAAGGCCTTAATACTTTTGTTCTTCGACCGCATTGCGGCGAAGCAGGACCAATCCAGCATTTAGTTTGCGGCTTCATGATGGCCGAAAATATTTCTCACGGTCTGCTACTACGGAAAGTGCCAGTCTTGCAATATTTGTACTATTTAGCACAAATCGGCATCGCCATGTCCCCCTTGAGTAACAACTCCCTATTTTTGAATTATCACCGAAATCCTTTGCCGGAATATCTGGCAAGAGGTCTATGTGTAAGTTTATCCACGGATGA
The sequence above is drawn from the Nasonia vitripennis strain AsymCx chromosome 4, Nvit_psr_1.1, whole genome shotgun sequence genome and encodes:
- the LOC100123566 gene encoding nucleolin-like yields the protein MRPLYDGQENHYKKMLDLQERLRRSEEERIRLEEKFGLLVQESRNRHQSCINQLRIRYVEFLEEQRARDERNSKLLGTLDKVDSSLALMTAKTERLNTLRKQHEAYLLRAYGTLRTNESVAADSGLESQNDREAPRTPVFSKSVALVRNNSIEFPAPSPRKAPSLELPDAYKLSASRKSADIQRKLNDKFAQAAAVPSFYDEAKDALMRTRLYSPGLSTDPPKHKPEIGTRSSYGLDPVESATKLVSALRNPSARSATSTPAANSKYELDRYLSRIEQAQEEALEPERSLEDAEQEQNTSGDLLNVTLSDDGNRSSPEQVATPARDSRSRFRALLMRQALAAENGSRNRPIDRIEPRGGCDAEEALTIDKFRQSEIATPLQREIGKPFARPAPLSVDDAFAKLALLSEPRRPNNPTDPSPQKHSPPVVEKVEAAKEREARLLAETAEDDEDDEEDEEDEEDEEDEDQESRYGGDREDGDRNADGIEDDYDDTVDIDSWVPDDAEQRLEEAPPQDGVRDMPRRMLESIEEVEQLDDDEDPADEAKPDEEMAISDAVTPAVDESPMNQRADAIPSTENAIDAPPESNEEPSALVSETHDANERYANQQYYPQDDGEQQQQQQQYQENAETYEQQQGDEQQHYQYSEDPNQQYGYDVNAQYTEYDSQQYTEAQYEEYMKQYQQYHPHYDYSQDPQAYGEGYSQEVNQAYDYPADQQAYAEAYAAQQSSELYGPDGKDQPQELTGEQSGQGSAADESSAVVNQSAAYAAAPPVKDKPKESKESKKTKKDVIKSILDSDSESFIERNLSNSESDFDFN
- the LOC100123558 gene encoding AMP deaminase 2 isoform X1, yielding MAEPAVAVKSAPKDAPNGGVFYELDAGEGDGDSSTTPCHPAADPRDRSESPVFGLDGATASARHTPQELGNEISAPYEVPQFPIEQIEKKLLIQRQLTVKAAKDLEERRSHYEPSLGPAPDDSDQHFPLEENDFVPHFQRVSISGEDTSGVPLEDLQQASQMLVQALAIRERYMNNSKQSFPSITSRFLRSVDKRPVNLDDEVQHDDRKAIEDHPVHAPASRGDPWECEFPASKDYKIAPVHGVFNLFASEQDYADNKPVAYAYPDLATFVRDMNLLCAMIADGPLKSFCYRRLSYLSSKFQLHVLLNELRELASQKAVPHRDFYNIRKVDTHIHAASCMNQKHLLRFIKKTLKNHADEVVTCSKSGEKMTLRQVFQSMNLTTYDLSVDMLDVHADRNTFHRFDKFNAKYNPIGESRLREVFLKTDNYINGTFFANIIKEVSSDLEESKYQNAELRLSIYGKNPEEWDKLAKWAIQSDVYSDNVRWLIQIPRLYDIFKLNKLMTNFQEIINNIFLPLFEVTNNPETHPELHKFLQYVIGFDSVDDESKPENPLFDKDVSQPADWDDVENPPYGYYQYYTYANMTVLNQFREDQGLNTFVLRPHCGEAGPIQHLVCGFMMAENISHGLLLRKVPVLQYLYYLAQIGIAMSPLSNNSLFLNYHRNPLPEYLARGLCVSLSTDDPLQFHFTKEPLMEEYSIAAQVWKLSSCDMCELARNSVIMSGFPHKSKQYWLGPNYTKEGVAGNDITRTNVPDIRVAYRYETLVDELSNIFKVVEKPDVF
- the LOC100123558 gene encoding AMP deaminase 2 isoform X3; translation: MSSRGVTPTGNRDSYFGYLNSPDLFIDGDEYDYRSESPVFGLDGATASARHTPQELGNEISAPYEVPQFPIEQIEKKLLIQRQLTVKAAKDLEERRSHYEPSLGPAPDDSDQHFPLEENDFVPHFQRVSISGEDTSGVPLEDLQQASQMLVQALAIRERYMNNSKQSFPSITSRFLRSVDKRPVNLDDEVQHDDRKAIEDHPVHAPASRGDPWECEFPASKDYKIAPVHGVFNLFASEQDYADNKPVAYAYPDLATFVRDMNLLCAMIADGPLKSFCYRRLSYLSSKFQLHVLLNELRELASQKAVPHRDFYNIRKVDTHIHAASCMNQKHLLRFIKKTLKNHADEVVTCSKSGEKMTLRQVFQSMNLTTYDLSVDMLDVHADRNTFHRFDKFNAKYNPIGESRLREVFLKTDNYINGTFFANIIKEVSSDLEESKYQNAELRLSIYGKNPEEWDKLAKWAIQSDVYSDNVRWLIQIPRLYDIFKLNKLMTNFQEIINNIFLPLFEVTNNPETHPELHKFLQYVIGFDSVDDESKPENPLFDKDVSQPADWDDVENPPYGYYQYYTYANMTVLNQFREDQGLNTFVLRPHCGEAGPIQHLVCGFMMAENISHGLLLRKVPVLQYLYYLAQIGIAMSPLSNNSLFLNYHRNPLPEYLARGLCVSLSTDDPLQFHFTKEPLMEEYSIAAQVWKLSSCDMCELARNSVIMSGFPHKSKQYWLGPNYTKEGVAGNDITRTNVPDIRVAYRYETLVDELSNIFKVVEKPDVF
- the LOC100123558 gene encoding AMP deaminase 2 isoform X2, with amino-acid sequence MLLMGKEANLSHSSSSSTGTVSSVVEWLRKTGQVEPRGSESPVFGLDGATASARHTPQELGNEISAPYEVPQFPIEQIEKKLLIQRQLTVKAAKDLEERRSHYEPSLGPAPDDSDQHFPLEENDFVPHFQRVSISGEDTSGVPLEDLQQASQMLVQALAIRERYMNNSKQSFPSITSRFLRSVDKRPVNLDDEVQHDDRKAIEDHPVHAPASRGDPWECEFPASKDYKIAPVHGVFNLFASEQDYADNKPVAYAYPDLATFVRDMNLLCAMIADGPLKSFCYRRLSYLSSKFQLHVLLNELRELASQKAVPHRDFYNIRKVDTHIHAASCMNQKHLLRFIKKTLKNHADEVVTCSKSGEKMTLRQVFQSMNLTTYDLSVDMLDVHADRNTFHRFDKFNAKYNPIGESRLREVFLKTDNYINGTFFANIIKEVSSDLEESKYQNAELRLSIYGKNPEEWDKLAKWAIQSDVYSDNVRWLIQIPRLYDIFKLNKLMTNFQEIINNIFLPLFEVTNNPETHPELHKFLQYVIGFDSVDDESKPENPLFDKDVSQPADWDDVENPPYGYYQYYTYANMTVLNQFREDQGLNTFVLRPHCGEAGPIQHLVCGFMMAENISHGLLLRKVPVLQYLYYLAQIGIAMSPLSNNSLFLNYHRNPLPEYLARGLCVSLSTDDPLQFHFTKEPLMEEYSIAAQVWKLSSCDMCELARNSVIMSGFPHKSKQYWLGPNYTKEGVAGNDITRTNVPDIRVAYRYETLVDELSNIFKVVEKPDVF
- the LOC100123558 gene encoding AMP deaminase 2 isoform X4, which produces MFAGAVESKRWSRDCKILLRAAKDLEERRSHYEPSLGPAPDDSDQHFPLEENDFVPHFQRVSISGEDTSGVPLEDLQQASQMLVQALAIRERYMNNSKQSFPSITSRFLRSVDKRPVNLDDEVQHDDRKAIEDHPVHAPASRGDPWECEFPASKDYKIAPVHGVFNLFASEQDYADNKPVAYAYPDLATFVRDMNLLCAMIADGPLKSFCYRRLSYLSSKFQLHVLLNELRELASQKAVPHRDFYNIRKVDTHIHAASCMNQKHLLRFIKKTLKNHADEVVTCSKSGEKMTLRQVFQSMNLTTYDLSVDMLDVHADRNTFHRFDKFNAKYNPIGESRLREVFLKTDNYINGTFFANIIKEVSSDLEESKYQNAELRLSIYGKNPEEWDKLAKWAIQSDVYSDNVRWLIQIPRLYDIFKLNKLMTNFQEIINNIFLPLFEVTNNPETHPELHKFLQYVIGFDSVDDESKPENPLFDKDVSQPADWDDVENPPYGYYQYYTYANMTVLNQFREDQGLNTFVLRPHCGEAGPIQHLVCGFMMAENISHGLLLRKVPVLQYLYYLAQIGIAMSPLSNNSLFLNYHRNPLPEYLARGLCVSLSTDDPLQFHFTKEPLMEEYSIAAQVWKLSSCDMCELARNSVIMSGFPHKSKQYWLGPNYTKEGVAGNDITRTNVPDIRVAYRYETLVDELSNIFKVVEKPDVF
- the LOC100123558 gene encoding AMP deaminase 2 isoform X5, with the protein product MLVQALAIRERYMNNSKQSFPSITSRFLRSVDKRPVNLDDEVQHDDRKAIEDHPVHAPASRGDPWECEFPASKDYKIAPVHGVFNLFASEQDYADNKPVAYAYPDLATFVRDMNLLCAMIADGPLKSFCYRRLSYLSSKFQLHVLLNELRELASQKAVPHRDFYNIRKVDTHIHAASCMNQKHLLRFIKKTLKNHADEVVTCSKSGEKMTLRQVFQSMNLTTYDLSVDMLDVHADRNTFHRFDKFNAKYNPIGESRLREVFLKTDNYINGTFFANIIKEVSSDLEESKYQNAELRLSIYGKNPEEWDKLAKWAIQSDVYSDNVRWLIQIPRLYDIFKLNKLMTNFQEIINNIFLPLFEVTNNPETHPELHKFLQYVIGFDSVDDESKPENPLFDKDVSQPADWDDVENPPYGYYQYYTYANMTVLNQFREDQGLNTFVLRPHCGEAGPIQHLVCGFMMAENISHGLLLRKVPVLQYLYYLAQIGIAMSPLSNNSLFLNYHRNPLPEYLARGLCVSLSTDDPLQFHFTKEPLMEEYSIAAQVWKLSSCDMCELARNSVIMSGFPHKSKQYWLGPNYTKEGVAGNDITRTNVPDIRVAYRYETLVDELSNIFKVVEKPDVF